GGCTTCGGCCAGGGCCGCCGCGGTCGGCCAGCGGTCCAGGAAGTCCTCCCAGGCGTCGACGACGCGGTCCAGTTGGGTCTGCTGGCTCATCACCTCGGAGACGAGAATCTCGTAGGGGTCGGTCGTCTCACGCCAGGGGTACGAGCGGTGGTCCGCCTCGTACCACTCCACGAGCGCGTCCTGGACAGCCGACGGGTCCGCGGGCACGCCTCCCGGACGGTCCGTCGCTGCCGGCTGGTCGGTCATACCCCCGTTTGGCTCCGTCCCGATTTGTGCGTGGTGGTCGTCGCCGACCGGGTCGCACGGCCGCGAACACCGCCCGCAGACGAAAGGGGTTTCCTCGCGCTCGCCGTCCGAGTTCGTATGAGCCTAGAGGAGCTACAGGACGACATCGAAGCGGCGTACGGCGACTTCGACGACGAGTTCGAGCTGTCCGTCGACCGCGAGACGCGCAACGAGCTCGCCATGCTGTCTGTCGCGCTCGACCCGGAGGACCCGGACGAACTCGTCAGGCGCGCGGTACACATGCTGTTCCAGTCGACCGTCGACCGCGGGACCCTGGACTTCCACCTCCGGTCGAGCTACGACTGCACGTACGACGAGTACCTCTCTGGGATGACCTTCGACCAGATGACCGGCAACGACTTCCCCCAGCCACAGGACAACGACGACCGCCGCTACCAGTTCTGAAACAGCAGTCCGAGCGCGAGCACCGCCGCCACGCCCAGGACGACGGAACTCCAGAACGCGACGCGGGAGGCGAACGCACGGTTGGGTCCGGGCGCGGTCAGGGCGGCCTTGACGGCGATGCTGGCTGCCGTCGCCGCGAGGATAGCGAGCATCGCCGTCGTGGCGCTGATAGCCCCGGCGCGGTACAGCAACACGGCCGAGGTCGTCGCGCCGGCGCTCGAAACCAGGCCGCTGAGCGCCGACGTGACGTACAGCCCCGCCGTGCCGAACTGCGTCTCCGCGAACCCGCCGGCGACCACGACCAGCAGGAACACCCCGCCGAAGGCCAGCGCGTTCCGCAGCGAGAACGGGCTTTCCAGCCCCATGTCGACCGTCTCGGACCAGTCGGCGGTGTAGGCGGCGACGGCGACGCTGCCGGCGATGACGGCTCCGAGGGGGACGATTGCCTCGACCAGGACGCCCCGCTCGATGGTGAAGAACACGGTGATGAGGAGGTTCCGGAGCGCCATCGCCGCGTCGGCCAGCAGAATCGCGGCGACGGCGTAGGAGGTGGCGTCGGGCCGCCGTCGGACGTGGTCGAGCATCGTGCCGACGACCGCCGTCGACGACGCCAGACCGCCGAAGAAGCCGGTGACGGCGATGCCGCGGCCGCCGTAGGTCTGGACGATGGCGTAGTTGACGATGCCGATGCCGGCGACGAACACCACCATCAGCCAGATGACCCGCAGCTCGACGGCGATGTCCAGCAGGCCGCCGGGCACCTCGACCGGCTGCGCCGGGAGCAGGGGGTAGATGACGAAGGCGATGATGGCGAACTCCGTCGCCGAGCGCAGTTCCTCGCGGGAGAGCCCCCACGCCAGCGAGTGGAGTTCCCGCTTGAGCACCAGCAGGAGCGAGGAGAAGACGGCGACCGACACCCCTTCGAGAACGAACCCCCGTGCGACGAGCGCCCCGACGCCGTAGGCGACGAGCATCGACACGGACGTGGTCAGCGACAGCCCCTCGCTCTCCCCGTCGCCGAGCAGCCCCTGGGCCGCGAGCAGAATCCCCTGGACGATGACCAGGACGCCGCCGACGACCAGCAGCGCCTGGTTCTCGACCAGCGTGAACACCGCGGCGAGGAGGCTTATCAGCGCGAAGGTCCGGATGCCGGCCGACTTCTGTGACCACTCCCGCTCCAATCCAAGGAACATCCCGAGCGCGCCCGCGAGCAGGATTCGAAACACCGTGGTCTGAATCGGCTCGGGGGACAGTTGCAGAGGGTCCACGGCCGAGATACGGCGGGCGTCGGTTAAAGTGATAGGGCCGGACGGCGGGACGACCGGCTCGCGGACGCAGGGCTATCGACGAAGCGACGGCCTCGGCACAAGTGCGCCGTTACAGGTCGACGTACTGGTCTTCCCACTCACGCCGGGCGTCTATCTCGCGGCGGCCGCGCCGCGTGAGCGTATAGAAGTTGGTCCGACGGTCGCGCTGCCCCTTCTCGACCAGTCCTTTGTCAACGAGGGTATCGAGGTTCGGATACAGGCGACCGTGATGTATCTCCTTCTCGTAGTACGCTTCGAGTTCCTCCTTGATAGCTAAGCCGTGGGGCTCCTCCCTGCCAGCGATCACGTACAGGAGGTCACGCTGGAATCCTGTCAAATCGTGCATCGATTCACCTATGTAATGATTTAGTATCTATACTGTTAAATATATCGGCCGGGAGAACTTGGATTGGTTTCGATAGTACGGAATGTCGAATTTTCTGTATTTGGCGGCTCAAACGAGGTTTTGTCCATATGGTAAATCCAGTCAGTATATCATCATTCTCTCGAAACTGATGGCAACAGTATTATTTGTCAGCACAGCCTACAGGTGATATGGTAGAAACTGTTCTGTTCGAAAACGAACAAGTACTCGACCGAAGCGCCGTCGCGGCGTATCTCAGAACGGTGGCCGACTCCCTGGAAGAGGGGTCCGAGATAACGCTCAGCGCGGGCAGCCAGGAGGCCACGTTCGCCCCGCCGTCCCAGGTAGAGTTCGAAGTGAAAGCCGAACGCGAGGGGCCGGAGGGCGGCGACGGCGAGCTCAGCATCGAACTCGAACTGGAGTGGCCCGAGAACGCGACGGACACCGAACTGTCTATCGAGTAAGCCGTCGTCGAGTGTAAAGAACGCTCTTTTCGGGTCGAGTGCAGCGAAGTAAGTGGAAAGCGGTCGCGGAAACCGCGACCGCTTGCCGCCCTGAATTGGTCCCCGCTGACGCTTCGGCCCTCCAAGCGAAGCGTCATCTTGTCGAATGGGGCAGAATAACTTAAAAGTACCGGCCCCGTCCAGCAGGTGTTAGTTTTCGAATCTGAAACGGACGTAAGTTGTAACTAACTCAGATGTGGTCCTCCTCCAGTACCCACCCGAGCGCCCGCTTGTAGTGTGTAAACATCATTCGGACCCGCTCGTGGTTCATCTCCTCGTCCTGTAGCTGTTCGGCGAGGAACTCGTACTGCTCGCGTATCTCGGCTTCCGAGCGCATGCGTCGCCCTACGCCTCCCTCGCGGAACAATCTTGAGGGCCGCCCTCCCAGCATGAGGTATGAAAGTCCGCGGGGAACGCGAGTGCCAGGACTGTGGCACGCGGTGGCGGTACTACGAGACGGGGAGCATCGCCTGTCCGGAGTGTGGCAGCATCCACAGCGTCGGCATCGACGACCACACCGAGCACACCGACACGCCGGCCACGCTCGATTTGACGCCGGTCCGGGACCGAATCGACGCCGAGTCGACCCGCGAACTCGCGGAGGCGGCCGCCGAGCGGTGCCGGGAGTACACGCGCAAGCGCGGGTTCATCGATGCCGGCGAGTTGCGCCCGCTCGACCCGACGTTCGTCGCCGCGGTCGAACTCCAGCACGTCGGCACGCACCTCGCCCGCGAGATGCGACACAGCGACCCGGCACAGCGGTACTTCTACGACCTGCTCGGCGGGGCCGACGACGGCGACCGCCCGGCCGTCGAGACGGTTCCGTCGACGCTGCGGGTCCCGTACGGGCTGGCAATGGCCACCGCCGTCGACAGCTATCAGCGGGACGTGCGGACGTATCTGGACGAGAATCCGGACCCGACTGCCCGCCGGCTCTCCGGACGCATCCGCGACCACCGGAAGCGAATCGAGGCGCTGGACGGCGACGTCGACCCCGCGGACGCCAACCGGCTGGTCCACGCGGCGCGGGACCTGGGGTCGTACGTCACCGGCGACGAGAGCGCCTTCGTCAGGGCCGAAAACTGGCTCGCCGGCATCGAGGACGACGCCGTCTAGCCCCTGAGTCGCCGAAGCAGTGTCTCGTCCAGGCAGTCCGACGGCACTGCCCCCTTCCACGCCGCGGTCTCGATACCCTCGCCGTCGAGCCCCGGGTCCGACGCGAGCGCCGTCGACTCCGGCGTGCCGCGGTAGGTCCCGAAAAAGAACGTCGCCTCGCGCCCGCCGTCGGTCACCGTGACCTCGGTGACGGCGGCCAGTCCGTCGACGGCGATGTCCACCCCGGTCTCCTCGCGCACCTCGCGGCGCACGGCCTCTCGGCGGGTCTCGCCGGCCTCGACGCCGCCGCCCGGAAGCTTCCACGTGTCGTCCTCGTAGACGAACAGCACGCGGTCCTCGGAGTCGGTGACGAGCGCACCCACCGCCCAGCGGAGGCCGCGCTCGGCGCGGGCCCGGACCCCATCGACGCCCGCCGCGTCGGTCTCGCGGGTCACCCGCCGGGTGAGCACGTCACGGTCCCGGAAAGCCGCGAGCGCCGGCATTCAGGCGAGGTCGACCTTGATGTCGTGTTGCAGGCCCGCCGCTTTGACCGTGTTGTACAGCAACATCGCGCGGGTCATCGGGCCGACGCCGCCGGGGACCGGCGTGACGGCTCCGGCTTTCTCCTTCGCGCTCTCGTACTCCACGTCGCCGACCAGTTCGTAGCCCTTCTCGGTGTCGGCCTCGACGCGGTTGATGCCCACGTCGATGACCGTCGCGCCCTCCTGTATCATCTCGCCGTCTATCATCTCCGGGACGCCGGCCGCGGCGACGAGGATGTCGGCGTTTCGCGTCCGCTCGGCGAGGTCGTCGGTCCGGGAGTGACACACCGTCGTCGTCGCGTTGCCGCCCGGAGCCTTCTGGATGAGCAGGTTCGCCATCGGCTTGCCGACGATGTCCGAGCGGCCGACGACGACGGCGTCCTTGCCCTCGGTATCGACGCCGGCGCTCTCGATGAGCTTCTGGATGCCGTGGGGCGTGCAGGGCTTGTAGCGGGCGTCGCCGGCCACGAGCCGGCCGACGTTCTCCGGGTGGAAGCCGTCCACGTCCTTCAGCGGGTCGATAGCGCGCAGGACCTCGCGGTCCTCGACGTGGTCGGGGACCGGCATCTGGACGAGAATGCCGTTCACGTTCTCGTCGGCGTTGAGATCCTCGATTGTGTCGTACAGTTCGGCGGCGTCCGCGTCGGGGTCGATGTCGATGTCGATGGCTTCGATGCCGACCTCCTCGCAATCGTCCTGTTTCATCGAGACGTACGTCTCGCTGGCCGGGTCCTCGGACATCAGGACCGTCGCCAGCGAGGGCCGGGCACCGGCGTCGGCGAGACGGTCGATGGACGCGACCAAGTCGTCACGGATAGACTGTGCGACGGCGTTGCCGTCGATAATCTCGGTCATTACGTACACCCGCGGCGCGGGATGGTATGAACGTCCCGGAATTCGACCGGTGCGCCGGCCGTACTGTTCAGGGACGGCCCGAGCCATCGACGACCCGACGCTGTGGTCCCTGCGTGACGGGGTCTCTACCCCGGGCCAACGGCCGACCACCAGTCCACCGTCGTCGGTAATCAGGGTATACGTTCATGCTGTCAGCTATCCATTGTGTCTCATGGTTGCACGACGGCTCCTGGGACTGCTCATCAGCGGAACGACCAGAGATGTGAACCGAAAAACCGACCGAATCCGGCGTAACGCCGCAGAAATCGTCACCCGACCGTTTCGGACGCTCTACTCGATAGTGTTCATGACGCTGCTTTTCGGCGTCGTCTACACCATCGTCGTCGACAGCGGAGCGGCCGCCGCCGTCGACGCGGCGGAGGGAGACGCGGTGGCGATAGCACTGGCGCTCCTGCCGCCGCTCCCGGTTCTTGCGCTCATCGCCGCCGCGATGGCGGTGCTTGTCCCGTTCTCGATGCTGTTCACCGGCGTCAACGACGAACGGCGGTACCACCGGTAAAAGGGGTCGGTGCCGCTCAGTCGTACAGCGTGTACTCGTCGGTCAGTTCGTCCACGCGGGCGCTGACCTCCGCGACGACGTCGTCGTCGTGGGGAGCGTCGACGACCTCGTAGATGAGGTCGGCGACCTCGCGGCAGGCGTCCTCGTCGAAACCACGGGTGGTGAGCCCGGGCGTGCCGGCGCGGATGCCCGAGGGGTTGAACGCCGAGCGGGTCTCGCCGGGGACGGTGTTGGCGTTGAGGACGATGCCGGCCTCTTCGAGGGCCTCCTCGACTTCCTTGCCGGTGGTGTCCGGGTGGGAGGGACGGAGGTCGGCGAGCACGAGGTGGTTGTCCGTGCCGCCCGAGACCAGGTCCAGACCGTGTTCCTGCAGTCGGTCGCCGAGAGCGACGGCGTTGTCGACGGTCTGCTGTGCGTACTCCTCGAACTCGGGGGCGAGCGCCTCGCCGAAGCCGACGGCCTTGCCGGCGACGTTGTGCATCAGCGGGCCGCCCTGGGAGCCGGGGAAGACGGCGGCGTCGATGTCGTCGGCGTACTCCTCGTCGCACATGATGATGCCGCCCCGGCCCGCGCGGATGGTCTTGTGGGTCGAGCCCGTGACGAAGTCGACGACGCCGACGGGCGACTCGTGGACGCCGGCGGCGACGAGACCGGTGATGTGGGCGATGTCCGCGAGGTGGTAGGCGTCGACCGCGTCGGCGGTCTCCTGAATCCGCTCGAAGTCGACCTCCCGGGGGTACGCCGAGTACCCCGAGACGATGATGTCGGGCTCGAACTCCTCGGCGTGGTCGTGGAGGCCCTCGTAGTCGATGTAGCCGGTCTCCTCGTCGACCTTGTACTGTTCGACCTCGTACACCTGGCCGGCGAAGTTCGCCGGGTGACCGTGGGAGAGATGGCCGCCGTGGGTCAGGTCCAGAGAGAGAATCTTGTCGCCGGGTTCGAGCACGCCGAGGTAGACGCCCATGTTGGCCTGCGAGCCCGAATGCGGTTGGACGTTGACGTGGTCCGCGCTCCACAGTTCCTTCGCGCGGTCGATGGCGAGTTCCTCGACGTCGTCGGCGTACTCACAGCCGCCGTAGTAGCGCTCGCCGGGGTACCCCTCGGCGTACTTGTTCGTCAGCTCGGAGCTCTGGGCCTCCATGACGGCCTCGCTGACGTGGTTCTCGCTCGCAATCATCGCTAGCGTGTCGTTTTGCCTGCCGCGCTCGCCCTCCAGGGCGTCCGCGACTGCCGGGTCCGCATCCCGTACGGTTTCGTAGCTCATATATCCGGGTCGGGACCGGTGCGACAATAATCTACCCTTTGCCCCGCGTGTGCGAGACGCATCACCTCGCTATTGTGGGTGCGGGGGGAGTGACGGCGGGCTGACATCCGTACGTATATATTGGATGACGTTCCACATGACCACACATGGTCGCCTGGGGGGTGACAGGCGAGCGGGTGGGCCGGGACAGCGGCGAGACGCCGGACTGGGACGGGAAGACGGTCGACCCGAACGCGCTGGTGTGTCAGTTGCACAGTCGGGAAGCCACGGA
Above is a window of Haloarcula sp. DT43 DNA encoding:
- a CDS encoding MgtC/SapB family protein, yielding MDPLQLSPEPIQTTVFRILLAGALGMFLGLEREWSQKSAGIRTFALISLLAAVFTLVENQALLVVGGVLVIVQGILLAAQGLLGDGESEGLSLTTSVSMLVAYGVGALVARGFVLEGVSVAVFSSLLLVLKRELHSLAWGLSREELRSATEFAIIAFVIYPLLPAQPVEVPGGLLDIAVELRVIWLMVVFVAGIGIVNYAIVQTYGGRGIAVTGFFGGLASSTAVVGTMLDHVRRRPDATSYAVAAILLADAAMALRNLLITVFFTIERGVLVEAIVPLGAVIAGSVAVAAYTADWSETVDMGLESPFSLRNALAFGGVFLLVVVAGGFAETQFGTAGLYVTSALSGLVSSAGATTSAVLLYRAGAISATTAMLAILAATAASIAVKAALTAPGPNRAFASRVAFWSSVVLGVAAVLALGLLFQNW
- a CDS encoding PadR family transcriptional regulator codes for the protein MHDLTGFQRDLLYVIAGREEPHGLAIKEELEAYYEKEIHHGRLYPNLDTLVDKGLVEKGQRDRRTNFYTLTRRGRREIDARREWEDQYVDL
- a CDS encoding amphi-Trp domain-containing protein, which codes for MVETVLFENEQVLDRSAVAAYLRTVADSLEEGSEITLSAGSQEATFAPPSQVEFEVKAEREGPEGGDGELSIELELEWPENATDTELSIE
- a CDS encoding DUF7117 family protein, which produces MKVRGERECQDCGTRWRYYETGSIACPECGSIHSVGIDDHTEHTDTPATLDLTPVRDRIDAESTRELAEAAAERCREYTRKRGFIDAGELRPLDPTFVAAVELQHVGTHLAREMRHSDPAQRYFYDLLGGADDGDRPAVETVPSTLRVPYGLAMATAVDSYQRDVRTYLDENPDPTARRLSGRIRDHRKRIEALDGDVDPADANRLVHAARDLGSYVTGDESAFVRAENWLAGIEDDAV
- a CDS encoding NUDIX hydrolase, whose product is MPALAAFRDRDVLTRRVTRETDAAGVDGVRARAERGLRWAVGALVTDSEDRVLFVYEDDTWKLPGGGVEAGETRREAVRREVREETGVDIAVDGLAAVTEVTVTDGGREATFFFGTYRGTPESTALASDPGLDGEGIETAAWKGAVPSDCLDETLLRRLRG
- a CDS encoding bifunctional methylenetetrahydrofolate dehydrogenase/methenyltetrahydrofolate cyclohydrolase; amino-acid sequence: MTEIIDGNAVAQSIRDDLVASIDRLADAGARPSLATVLMSEDPASETYVSMKQDDCEEVGIEAIDIDIDPDADAAELYDTIEDLNADENVNGILVQMPVPDHVEDREVLRAIDPLKDVDGFHPENVGRLVAGDARYKPCTPHGIQKLIESAGVDTEGKDAVVVGRSDIVGKPMANLLIQKAPGGNATTTVCHSRTDDLAERTRNADILVAAAGVPEMIDGEMIQEGATVIDVGINRVEADTEKGYELVGDVEYESAKEKAGAVTPVPGGVGPMTRAMLLYNTVKAAGLQHDIKVDLA
- the glyA gene encoding serine hydroxymethyltransferase; this translates as MSYETVRDADPAVADALEGERGRQNDTLAMIASENHVSEAVMEAQSSELTNKYAEGYPGERYYGGCEYADDVEELAIDRAKELWSADHVNVQPHSGSQANMGVYLGVLEPGDKILSLDLTHGGHLSHGHPANFAGQVYEVEQYKVDEETGYIDYEGLHDHAEEFEPDIIVSGYSAYPREVDFERIQETADAVDAYHLADIAHITGLVAAGVHESPVGVVDFVTGSTHKTIRAGRGGIIMCDEEYADDIDAAVFPGSQGGPLMHNVAGKAVGFGEALAPEFEEYAQQTVDNAVALGDRLQEHGLDLVSGGTDNHLVLADLRPSHPDTTGKEVEEALEEAGIVLNANTVPGETRSAFNPSGIRAGTPGLTTRGFDEDACREVADLIYEVVDAPHDDDVVAEVSARVDELTDEYTLYD